One Lacunisphaera limnophila DNA window includes the following coding sequences:
- a CDS encoding MFS transporter, translating into MTSLQKPRLNFWQLWNMSFGYVGIQFGFALQNANVSRIFETLGASVDAIPILWIAGPVTGLVVQPIVGYLSDKTWNRLGRRKPYFLIGAISASLALLVMPNSPALWFAAGMLWIMDAAINLTMEPMRAFVGDMLPDDQRTTGFAVQTFFIGASSVIGSLLPWLLTNVFNVANTAPAGQVPDSVKWSFYLGGIVYLGAVLWTIIRTKEYSPEQQRAFHGEAESAEPEGEPAFTLNPGRYYGLGTGFVLAGLVGSLVVHQFAWDKGLYILSFGLSGYGLLQIVAAWRYNAGRKRGLVELMHDLNNMPGPMKQLSLAQMFTWFALFAFFIYATTAVTSHHFGSTDPRSDAYNQGANWVGVLMAVWNGVAALAAFALPVLARRTSRVLTHVVCLVVGGLGLGSMYFVRDPLWLIASMTAFGLAWASLLTMPYAILSSVVPYRKMGVYMGMFNFFIVIPQIIAAALLGLLVRTVFDGHAVNALLLGGVSMIIAAGLMLRVRDERGAG; encoded by the coding sequence ATGACATCCCTGCAAAAACCCCGCCTGAATTTCTGGCAGCTCTGGAACATGAGCTTCGGCTATGTCGGCATCCAGTTCGGCTTCGCGCTCCAGAACGCGAACGTGAGCCGCATCTTCGAGACGCTCGGCGCGAGCGTGGACGCGATCCCGATCCTGTGGATCGCGGGCCCCGTCACCGGCCTCGTGGTCCAGCCCATCGTGGGCTACCTGAGCGACAAGACCTGGAACCGGCTCGGCCGGCGCAAACCCTACTTCCTCATCGGTGCCATCAGCGCCTCGCTCGCGCTGCTGGTGATGCCCAATTCCCCCGCGCTGTGGTTCGCGGCCGGCATGCTCTGGATCATGGACGCGGCGATCAACCTGACAATGGAGCCGATGCGCGCCTTCGTCGGCGACATGCTGCCCGACGATCAGCGCACGACCGGCTTCGCGGTCCAGACCTTCTTCATAGGCGCCAGCTCGGTCATCGGGTCGCTCCTGCCGTGGCTCCTGACCAACGTGTTCAACGTGGCCAACACCGCGCCGGCCGGGCAGGTGCCCGACTCGGTCAAGTGGTCGTTCTATCTCGGCGGCATCGTTTACCTCGGCGCCGTGCTGTGGACCATCATCCGGACGAAGGAATACTCGCCGGAGCAGCAGCGTGCCTTCCACGGCGAGGCGGAGAGCGCGGAGCCCGAGGGCGAGCCGGCGTTCACGCTCAACCCCGGCCGCTATTACGGCCTCGGCACGGGCTTCGTGCTCGCCGGCCTGGTAGGCAGCCTGGTCGTGCACCAGTTCGCCTGGGACAAGGGCCTCTACATTCTCTCCTTCGGCCTGAGCGGCTACGGCCTGCTGCAGATCGTCGCCGCCTGGCGCTACAACGCCGGCCGCAAGCGCGGGCTGGTGGAACTCATGCACGACCTGAACAACATGCCCGGCCCGATGAAGCAGCTGTCGCTGGCCCAGATGTTCACGTGGTTCGCGCTGTTTGCGTTCTTCATCTACGCCACCACCGCCGTCACGAGCCACCACTTCGGCAGCACCGATCCGCGCAGCGACGCCTACAACCAGGGCGCCAACTGGGTGGGCGTGCTGATGGCGGTCTGGAACGGCGTGGCCGCGCTCGCGGCGTTTGCGCTGCCCGTGCTGGCGCGGCGCACCAGCCGCGTGCTGACCCACGTCGTCTGTCTCGTGGTCGGCGGGCTGGGCCTGGGCTCCATGTATTTCGTGCGGGATCCCCTGTGGCTCATCGCCTCGATGACCGCCTTCGGCCTCGCCTGGGCAAGCCTGCTCACGATGCCCTACGCGATCCTGAGCAGCGTGGTGCCCTACCGGAAGATGGGCGTCTACATGGGCATGTTCAATTTCTTCATCGTCATCCCCCAGATCATCGCCGCCGCCCTGCTGGGCCTGCTGGTCCGCACCGTGTTCGACGGCCACGCCGTGAACGCGCTCCTGCTCGGCGGCGTCTCCATGATCATCGCCGCCGGGCTCATGCTCCGCGTGCGGGACGAGCGGGGGGCCGGCTGA
- a CDS encoding glycosyl hydrolase family 65 protein produces MQHLWEISTTECAGGKESILRRGNVYQIANGYMGYRGTLDESGPEEAVGITLAGLFDQVGAAWREPVNAPNGGFTRVAVDGAELAAPGPAVASHRQTLKFADALFERETVFMAGGKQVTLASSRFLSAARPNLGVIRFTVTCDQDADLTIRTGIDANIWDLNGPHLRGLAAGRRGDVLTVEGRTHEAGKPVAVAEVVTADLGAEDHLNEQNRSLRVFRLRARAGQPCTLVKYFAVFTGHDRVTAPIAAAVEAVQAARRLGYAGCLAQHDAEWQRRWARGDVVIAGDEAAQLALRYSILQLLMVAPVDGSANSIPARALSGQVYKGAVFWDTEMFMFPFFLHAYPEKAMELLRYRIRTLDGARRKAATEGPGYRGAFYAWESQDSGDDACTYFNIGDPITGRELRTHFRDKQVHISGDVAIALWEYFKVTGDDTLLVQGGAEVILECARFYYSYAHFKKDRGRFEILDVIGPDEYHERVNNNAFTNMVVRETFAIASATVEHLRQRHPAVLAALLEKIGIAGELAGFADAAARLYVPAPDGATGVIEQFDGYFKLRDATVEELRTKMVHPNEYLGAGQGLAVPTKIIKQADVVMMLNLFKARFPAAIKQANWQYYEPRTEHGSSLSACAYALVATEFGDLDFAYQYFLKTAQIDLLASYKVYVGTIFMGGSHPAANGGAWMTAVLGFGGVQVESDRVTINPRLYRKWQALEFGLEFKGDRFRIRITPAAVTLTPDRLNRGHPVFVIAGETVTCAPGEPVTVDVAEVANSKAS; encoded by the coding sequence ATGCAACACCTCTGGGAAATCAGCACCACGGAATGTGCCGGCGGCAAGGAAAGCATCCTGCGCCGGGGCAACGTCTATCAGATCGCGAACGGCTACATGGGCTATCGCGGCACGCTGGACGAGTCCGGTCCCGAGGAAGCGGTGGGCATCACGCTGGCGGGCCTCTTCGACCAGGTGGGCGCGGCGTGGCGCGAGCCCGTCAACGCGCCGAACGGCGGGTTCACCCGCGTGGCGGTCGACGGCGCGGAGCTGGCCGCGCCCGGCCCCGCGGTGGCGTCGCACCGCCAGACCCTGAAGTTCGCCGACGCGCTGTTCGAGCGCGAGACGGTCTTCATGGCCGGGGGCAAGCAAGTCACGCTCGCCTCGTCGCGGTTCCTGAGCGCCGCCCGGCCCAACCTCGGGGTCATCCGGTTCACGGTGACCTGCGACCAGGACGCCGACCTCACGATCCGGACCGGCATCGATGCCAACATCTGGGACCTGAACGGCCCGCACCTGCGCGGCCTCGCGGCCGGCCGGCGGGGCGACGTGCTCACGGTCGAGGGCCGGACGCACGAGGCGGGCAAGCCGGTGGCCGTGGCGGAGGTCGTGACCGCGGACCTCGGGGCCGAGGACCATCTGAACGAGCAGAATCGCAGCCTGCGCGTGTTCCGGCTGCGCGCCCGGGCCGGCCAGCCCTGCACCCTGGTGAAGTATTTCGCGGTGTTCACCGGCCATGACCGCGTGACCGCCCCGATCGCTGCGGCGGTCGAGGCCGTGCAGGCCGCGCGCCGGCTGGGTTACGCGGGCTGCCTCGCGCAGCACGACGCCGAGTGGCAGCGCCGCTGGGCGCGGGGCGACGTGGTCATCGCGGGCGACGAGGCGGCGCAGCTGGCGCTGCGCTACAGCATCCTGCAGCTGCTCATGGTCGCGCCGGTGGATGGCAGCGCCAACTCCATCCCGGCCCGCGCGCTCTCGGGGCAGGTCTACAAGGGCGCGGTCTTCTGGGACACGGAGATGTTCATGTTCCCGTTCTTCCTCCATGCGTACCCGGAGAAGGCGATGGAGCTGCTGCGCTACCGCATCCGCACGCTCGACGGTGCGCGCCGCAAGGCCGCCACGGAGGGCCCGGGCTACCGCGGGGCCTTCTACGCGTGGGAGAGCCAGGACAGCGGCGACGACGCCTGCACGTATTTCAACATCGGCGACCCGATCACGGGCCGGGAGCTCCGCACGCATTTCCGCGACAAGCAGGTGCACATCAGCGGCGACGTGGCCATCGCGCTGTGGGAGTATTTCAAGGTCACGGGGGACGACACCCTGCTGGTCCAGGGCGGGGCGGAGGTCATCCTCGAGTGCGCCCGGTTCTACTACTCGTATGCGCACTTCAAGAAGGACCGCGGCCGCTTCGAGATCCTGGATGTGATCGGGCCCGACGAATACCACGAGCGCGTCAACAACAACGCCTTCACGAACATGGTGGTGCGCGAGACCTTCGCGATCGCCAGCGCCACGGTCGAGCACCTCCGCCAGCGGCACCCCGCGGTGCTCGCGGCCCTGCTGGAGAAAATCGGGATCGCGGGCGAGCTGGCGGGCTTCGCCGACGCCGCCGCCCGGCTCTATGTCCCGGCCCCCGACGGCGCGACCGGCGTGATCGAGCAGTTCGACGGCTATTTCAAGCTGCGCGACGCCACCGTCGAGGAACTGAGGACCAAGATGGTCCACCCCAACGAATACCTCGGGGCGGGGCAGGGCCTCGCCGTGCCGACCAAGATCATCAAGCAGGCCGACGTGGTGATGATGCTCAACCTCTTCAAGGCCCGCTTCCCGGCCGCGATCAAGCAGGCGAACTGGCAGTATTACGAGCCGCGCACGGAGCACGGTTCCAGCCTCAGCGCCTGCGCCTACGCGCTCGTGGCCACGGAATTCGGCGACCTGGATTTCGCCTACCAGTATTTTCTTAAGACCGCGCAGATCGACCTCCTGGCCAGCTACAAGGTCTACGTGGGTACGATCTTCATGGGCGGTTCACACCCGGCCGCCAACGGCGGGGCCTGGATGACGGCCGTGCTCGGCTTCGGCGGCGTGCAGGTGGAGAGCGACCGCGTCACCATCAACCCGCGCCTCTACCGGAAATGGCAGGCCCTGGAATTCGGCCTCGAATTCAAGGGCGACCGTTTCCGGATCCGCATCACGCCGGCCGCCGTCACCCTCACGCCCGACCGGCTCAACCGTGGCCACCCGGTCTTCGTGATCGCCGGCGAGACCGTGACCTGCGCTCCCGGCGAGCCGGTGACGGTTGACGTCGCCGAGGTCGCCAATTCCAAAGCATCATGA
- a CDS encoding HAD family hydrolase gives MNSPSSVRSSETAAAPAGWAFDAVIFDMDGVITDTASVHSRAWKHMFDEHLARRAQQHGTPFRAFSHERDYRTYVDGKPRYQGVAAFLAARGIALPWGHPADPAGAETVCGLGNRKNVLFNEIIGNDGVRVYDSSLRLIRALLGRGLQVGLATSSRNSALILGRTPAAAFFGTIVDGLVSERLGLKGKPAPDIFTTASANLGVPCARAVVVEDAVSGVQAGAAGGFGLVVGIAREGNAEELRENGADMVVHDLAEVSMEEINRRIRLKGAAA, from the coding sequence GTGAATTCTCCCTCCTCTGTTCGCTCGTCCGAGACTGCCGCTGCGCCAGCGGGGTGGGCCTTCGACGCCGTCATCTTCGACATGGATGGCGTCATCACGGACACGGCGTCGGTGCACTCGCGGGCGTGGAAACACATGTTTGATGAGCATCTCGCCCGGCGCGCGCAGCAGCACGGGACGCCCTTCCGGGCATTCTCCCACGAGCGCGACTACCGCACCTACGTCGACGGCAAACCCCGCTACCAGGGCGTGGCGGCGTTCCTCGCCGCGCGCGGCATTGCGCTGCCCTGGGGCCACCCGGCGGACCCGGCCGGCGCCGAGACCGTCTGCGGGCTGGGCAACCGGAAGAATGTCCTGTTCAACGAAATCATCGGGAATGACGGCGTGCGGGTCTATGATTCCTCCCTGCGGCTGATCCGCGCCCTGCTCGGCCGGGGCCTGCAGGTTGGCCTCGCCACCTCGAGCCGGAACTCCGCCCTCATCCTGGGGCGGACGCCGGCCGCCGCGTTTTTCGGCACGATTGTCGACGGGCTCGTCTCGGAGCGGCTCGGCCTGAAGGGCAAGCCCGCCCCGGATATTTTCACGACCGCCAGCGCCAACCTCGGTGTGCCCTGCGCCCGCGCCGTCGTGGTGGAGGATGCGGTTTCCGGCGTGCAGGCCGGCGCCGCGGGTGGCTTCGGCCTGGTCGTGGGGATCGCGCGCGAGGGCAACGCGGAAGAATTGCGCGAAAACGGTGCGGACATGGTTGTCCACGACCTCGCGGAGGTCAGTATGGAGGAGATCAACCGGCGCATCCGCCTCAAAGGCGCCGCCGCGTGA